A single region of the Chryseobacterium sp. 6424 genome encodes:
- the rplX gene encoding 50S ribosomal protein L24: MTKVKIKRGDNVIITTGRKEIKGKTGEVIEVIKKEGKDARVIIAGLNIVKKHTKPSAGNPQGGIVEKEASIHISNVALIDKNGKATKTGTKVENGKKVRIAKSTGETL; the protein is encoded by the coding sequence ATGACAAAAGTTAAAATAAAAAGAGGAGATAACGTCATCATCACCACCGGAAGAAAAGAGATCAAAGGTAAGACAGGTGAAGTTATTGAAGTGATTAAGAAAGAAGGGAAAGACGCCAGAGTAATCATCGCAGGGTTGAATATCGTGAAAAAACATACCAAACCATCTGCAGGTAACCCACAAGGCGGCATCGTAGAGAAAGAAGCCTCTATCCACATCTCCAACGTAGCACTTATCGACAAGAACGGTAAAGCTACCAAAACAGGTACAAAAGTGGAAAACGGTAAAAAAGTAAGAATTGCAAAGTCAACCGGCGAAACTCTATAA
- the rplN gene encoding 50S ribosomal protein L14, translating into MLQTESRLKVADNTGAKEVLVIRVLGGTRRRYASVGDKIVVTIKDSTPQGNAKKGTVSKAVVVRTKKAVRRKDGSYIKFDDNACVLLNANGEMRGTRVFGPVARELRDKEYMKVISLAPEVL; encoded by the coding sequence ATGTTACAAACCGAATCAAGATTAAAAGTTGCTGATAACACAGGTGCCAAAGAAGTACTGGTTATCAGAGTTCTGGGAGGAACCAGAAGAAGATATGCTTCAGTTGGTGATAAGATCGTAGTGACTATCAAAGATTCTACACCACAAGGTAACGCAAAGAAAGGAACAGTTTCCAAAGCTGTTGTCGTAAGAACTAAAAAAGCAGTCCGCAGAAAAGATGGCTCGTACATCAAGTTCGATGACAATGCTTGCGTTCTTCTAAACGCGAACGGCGAAATGAGAGGTACCCGCGTATTCGGACCTGTTGCCCGTGAACTGAGAGATAAAGAATATATGAAAGTCATTTCATTAGCTCCTGAAGTACTTTAA
- the rpsQ gene encoding 30S ribosomal protein S17: MMDRNLRKERIGIVSSNKMEKTIVVSETTRVKHPMYGKFVLKTKKYTAHDENNECTEGDTVLITETRPLSKSKRWRLVRIIEKAK; encoded by the coding sequence ATCATGGATAGAAATCTAAGAAAAGAGAGAATCGGAATTGTTTCCAGCAATAAAATGGAAAAAACCATTGTTGTAAGTGAAACAACCAGAGTAAAGCACCCAATGTACGGTAAATTCGTTCTTAAGACGAAGAAATATACCGCTCACGATGAGAACAATGAGTGTACTGAAGGCGATACAGTATTAATTACTGAAACAAGACCTTTAAGTAAAAGTAAGAGATGGAGATTAGTAAGAATCATTGAAAAAGCTAAGTAA